A section of the Kluyveromyces lactis strain NRRL Y-1140 chromosome F complete sequence genome encodes:
- the LUC7 gene encoding Luc7p (similar to uniprot|Q07508 Saccharomyces cerevisiae YDL087C LUC7 Essential protein associated with the U1 snRNP complex splicing factor involved in recognition of 5' splice site), which yields MSAILEQRKLISQLMSSAATSHGLTSPSTCKSFIIGHCPYDLFQETKQPMGHCPRIHSVSHKMQYERDVKKGKKYPEFDLEHYSILKKILSDCDVQIEMAHKKLQHHEEHSKLAALLQAVNQLESKCALMLSEIDMLIQNEEVMKAMIQSCKYNKLQTERDTLSEKCRQMNENTGQSAQQKLQVCRVCGAYLSRLDTDRRLADHFMGKLHLGYVTMRKELDMVKKRLHEQGTDLHTYLPQTRRHQKAVYRGKSYRS from the coding sequence ATGTCTGCAATTTTAGAACAGCGCAAGCTGATTTCTCAGCTTATGTCTTCGGCTGCCACATCGCATGGGCTAACTTCACCATCAACGTGCAAATCATTTATCATTGGTCATTGCCCCTATGACCTTTTCCAAGAGACCAAGCAGCCCATGGGGCATTGTCCACGTATACATTCAGTCTCGCATAAAATGCAATATGAAAGAGATGTAAAGAAGGGCAAGAAATATCCTGAGTTTGACCTTGAGCATTACTCcatcttgaagaagattcttAGTGATTGTGAtgttcaaattgaaatggCACATAAAAAGTTACAGCATCATGAGGAACATTCGAAATTAGCAGCACTTCTACAAGCAGTGAATCAGCTTGAATCCAAATGTGCTTTAATGCTTTCAGAAATCGATATGCTTATACAAAACGAAGAAGTTATGAAGGCGATGATTCAAAGCTGTAAATATAACAAACTGCAAACAGAAAGGGACACACTCAGCGAAAAATGCAGGCAAATGAACGAAAACACAGGCCAAAGTGCACAACAGAAGCTACAGGTATGCCGTGTATGTGGAGCCTACCTTTCAAGATTAGACACGGATAGAAGACTCGCTGACCATTTCATGGGCAAACTCCATCTAGGATACGTAACTATGCGTAAAGAACTTGACATGGTAAAAAAGAGATTGCACGAACAAGGGACAGATCTTCACACATATCTCCCGCAAACAAGGAGACATCAAAAAGCAGTATATAGAGGTAAATCTTATCGATCGTGA
- the IMP1 gene encoding endopeptidase catalytic subunit IMP1 (similar to uniprot|P28627 Saccharomyces cerevisiae YMR150c IMP1 protease, mitochondrial): MSWLNIGSYVVRTVCLIHITHTHFYEFTETRGESMLPTLNRVNDYVHVLKWYKDGRDLKMGDCIVAMKPTDPQSRVCKRITGMEGDLILVDPSQEDDEEAYETFIRVPKGHVWVTGDNLSHSLDSRTYNSIPKGLIKGKIVAANDFSKPLSTFWGFREITNSYFDEK, from the coding sequence ATGAGTTGGCTTAATATTGGTAGCTATGTGGTACGTACAGTTTGTTTGATACATATAACTCATACACATTTCTATGAGTTTACAGAAACGAGAGGTGAATCAATGTTACCGACCTTGAATAGAGTAAACGATTACGTCCATGTTCTGAAATGGTATAAGGACGGACGAGACTTAAAGATGGGAGACTGTATAGTTGCTATGAAGCCCACAGATCCACAATCTAGAGTTTGCAAACGAATAACTGGAATGGAGGGTGATTTGATATTAGTTGATCCCAGtcaagaagatgatgaggaagCTTACGAAACTTTTATCAGGGTTCCAAAGGGTCACGTATGGGTGACTGGGGACAATCTTTCTCATAGTTTAGACTCCAGGACATATAATTCGATACCCAAGGGTTTAATCAAGGGGAAGATCGTAGCAGCGAACGATTTCAGCAAGCCTCTATCGACTTTTTGGGGGTTTAGAGAAATCACTAACAGCTATTTTGATGAGAAATGA
- a CDS encoding uncharacterized protein (no similarity): MIIPILGDPFEIICSTIRTCKLETMEPVFSALVIGGNGNDSAIRICRELIFKYGIKVINADYWDARDDILYGLEEYYRSDDVRSDKWILTFDSHINLINDRKKNYEFVNINTQNWKPILSGVNVVINLTQYYEPTIGGLLSTPIQEVDPLIDLWCHMIEIMETVRLTTHCTIAYLINKDTSFNRGWGIFANSTIQLLDGKLSVCQEDYDVYFSPKELFQQFENGTYADIMR; the protein is encoded by the coding sequence ATGATCATTCCTATCTTAGGTGATccttttgaaataatttgTAGTACAATTAGAACATGCAAGCTAGAAACAATGGAGCCTGTATTTTCTGCTTTAGTTATTGGAGGTAATGGTAATGACAGCGCAATTAGAATTTGTCGagaattgatattcaaatatggCATTAAAGTTATCAATGCAGATTATTGGGATGCCAGGGATGATATTCTATATGGATTGGAAGAATATTATAGAAGTGACGATGTAAGATCCGATAAGTGGATTCTTACATTTGATTCTCATATCAACTTGATCAATgacagaaaaaaaaactacGAGTTCGTGAACATTAATACCCAGAACTGGAAACCGATTCTTTCTGGCGTGAACGTAGTTATCAATTTGACTCAGTACTATGAACCTACCATTGGTGGCTTGCTTTCCACACCAATTCAAGAGGTAGACCCATTGATAGATTTATGGTGTCACATGATCGAGATAATGGAAACGGTAAGGTTGACGACCCATTGCACCATTGCGTATTTGATCAATAAGGATACTAGCTTCAACAGAGGTTGGGGAATTTTTGCCAACAGTACGATACAATTATTGGATGGAAAGCTTTCCGTGTGTCAAGAGGATTACGACGTGTATTTCTCACCAAAAGAACTATTTCAACAGTTCGAAAATGGAACTTATGCTGATATAATGAGATGA
- the SWP1 gene encoding dolichyl-diphosphooligosaccharide-protein glycotransferase (similar to uniprot|Q02795 Saccharomyces cerevisiae YMR149W SWP1 oligosaccharyl transferase glycoprotein complex delta subunit), which produces MRVQSLILSALTFVQYCIATEIVLKDAVVAFDSERPVVQLNNIDSKYDSKGVNVPVSLSETLKLSFVVDQELEQANVLVGLPSENLEAGYTLKKQSGSSDKFSLAIPLPKLAHAFNDRAELQVNLLVSTEENSLVKELFILSIVDPVTNTRDTARNFVRLNPKEEIHHIFQSSPKTVNAFIAQLFALVITTTLFVLFVSWVSFGAVNFNLKNVSSYLFVALVSGFEFIFYKYYSGTSIFDTVFSTGLLFLPALLLGSATLKSLKQ; this is translated from the coding sequence atgagAGTTCAAAGCTTAATACTCAGTGCATTGACGTTTGTTCAGTACTGTATTGCAACTGAAATTGTGCTAAAAGATGCAGTAGTGGCTTTCGATAGTGAAAGGCCGGTTGTCCAATTGAATAACATTGACAGTAAATATGATTCTAAAGGTGTAAATGTACCGGTATCGTTGTCAGAGACATTGAAGCTTTCGTTTGTTGTGGACCAAGAGTTGGAACAAGCAAATGTTTTGGTAGGACTTCCAAGTGAAAACTTGGAAGCTGGCTATACTTTAAAGAAGCAAAGTGGGAGCTCTGACAAATTTTCCTTAGCCATTCCTCTACCAAAACTTGCACATGCCTTCAACGATAGAGCAGAGCTACAAGTGAACCTTTTAGTATCcacagaagaaaattcaTTGGTTAAGGAATTATTCATATTGTCCATTGTTGATCCTGTAACAAATACCCGTGATACTGCGAGAAACTTTGTTAGATTGAATCCGAAGGAGGAAATTCATCacattttccaaagttcACCTAAGACCGTCAATGCGTTCATCGCTCAACTGTTTGCATTGGTAATTACTACCACTTTATTCGTGTTGTTTGTCTCCTGGGTATCTTTCGGTGCTGTtaatttcaacttgaagaaTGTATCTTCGTACTTATTTGTTGCACTAGTTTCCGGTTTCGAGTTCATCTTCTACAAGTACTATTCCGGTACCTCAATATTTGACACCGTATTCTCTACTGGTTTGTTGTTCTTACCAGCTTTGTTGCTTGGTTCTGCTACTCTGAAGTCATTGAAACAATGA